The following are encoded together in the Acidobacteriota bacterium genome:
- a CDS encoding sulfatase has translation MAGRRLLLGTALAAAICAPLPAAEPHLVLLSVDTLRADALGAYGGESATTPTIDALAAEGVLFEDAHTTIGKTGPAFASMFTSLYPPTHGARRNAQRMRSDIPVLAEILGQTGYEAAAFISNWTLRADLVGLNRGFDHYDEEFTQARNAVGVMERHADDVARAAERWLRQRAGDEERNRRPLFLWVHFSDPHDPYLERTGFTPPRPPQDQRAGGWQRRWRYQSEVNYVDHWLGRLSEAIEEFLPGPRYTVFVSDHGESMGEHGYWGHGKNVHWPNARIPMILTGPGIPEGRRVEAAVGVIDVLPTVLDLLELEHPAGVEGRSLVPIGDEPEGGARPRYVIGDKHSALFARSRRSAPYENPLQISMELEGAKVLHDFSKRTTVYFDLTVDPEEERPLPAPPVDMVPPLGRRLVNWYRDLPKYEAKSGNVLSEEDIRQLKSLGYID, from the coding sequence GTGGCCGGACGACGCCTCCTCCTCGGCACGGCGCTGGCGGCCGCGATCTGCGCACCGCTGCCTGCGGCCGAGCCGCACCTCGTCCTGCTCTCCGTGGACACCCTGCGGGCCGATGCGCTCGGGGCCTACGGCGGCGAGTCAGCCACGACGCCGACGATCGACGCTCTCGCCGCCGAGGGCGTGCTGTTCGAGGACGCGCACACCACGATCGGCAAGACCGGTCCCGCCTTCGCCTCGATGTTCACCTCGCTCTACCCGCCGACTCACGGGGCGCGTCGAAACGCCCAACGGATGCGAAGCGACATCCCGGTTCTCGCCGAGATTCTGGGCCAGACGGGGTACGAGGCAGCCGCCTTCATCTCGAACTGGACGCTGCGAGCTGATCTGGTCGGCCTGAACCGCGGTTTCGACCACTACGACGAGGAGTTCACCCAGGCCCGCAACGCCGTCGGGGTGATGGAGCGCCACGCCGACGACGTCGCCAGGGCGGCCGAGCGATGGCTGCGCCAGCGCGCCGGCGACGAGGAGAGGAACCGGCGGCCCCTGTTCCTCTGGGTCCACTTCTCGGACCCGCACGATCCGTACCTGGAACGAACCGGTTTCACGCCCCCCAGGCCACCGCAGGACCAGCGCGCCGGCGGCTGGCAGAGGCGCTGGCGCTACCAGTCGGAGGTCAACTACGTCGACCACTGGCTCGGCCGGCTGTCCGAGGCGATCGAGGAGTTCCTGCCGGGTCCCCGCTACACCGTGTTCGTGAGCGATCACGGGGAAAGCATGGGCGAGCACGGCTACTGGGGGCACGGCAAGAACGTCCACTGGCCCAACGCGCGCATACCGATGATCCTCACCGGCCCGGGGATTCCAGAAGGCCGGCGGGTCGAGGCCGCGGTCGGCGTGATCGACGTGCTGCCCACCGTCCTCGACCTGCTCGAACTCGAGCACCCCGCGGGCGTCGAGGGCCGAAGCCTCGTGCCCATCGGCGACGAACCCGAAGGCGGGGCGCGGCCCCGCTACGTCATCGGCGACAAACACAGCGCCCTGTTCGCCAGGTCGCGACGCAGCGCGCCCTACGAGAACCCCCTGCAGATCAGCATGGAGCTGGAGGGCGCCAAGGTCCTCCACGACTTCTCGAAGCGCACGACCGTCTACTTCGACCTCACCGTCGACCCGGAAGAGGAACGGCCGCTGCCCGCGCCGCCGGTCGACATGGTGCCGCCGCTCGGACGCCGCCTGGTGAACTGGTACCGGGATCTTCCGAAGTACGAGGCGAAGAGCGGCAACGTCCTCAGCGAGGAGGACATCCGCCAGTTGAAGAGCCTCGGCTACATCGACTAG
- a CDS encoding aminotransferase class I/II-fold pyridoxal phosphate-dependent enzyme: protein MPAIDPAVVDAARARYDAARAAGLNLDMTRGKPSPEQLARSHGLLAAVGREDSLADDGTDCRNYGGDPRGLPEMRAMFAEILEIDPELVFVGGNASLQWMHDLVVQAMLVGVPGGDPWGGPRRSTPVKFLCPCPGYDRHFALLERYGIEMLPIGMGDDGPDVDEIARLAGEDRNVKGMFCVPRYSNPTGVTYSDDAVEAIAAMPAAAADFRVIWDDAYALHAFEGEPDRLASLYDRCVAHGHEDRPLIVTSFSKVTFGGAGLAALAASPANGDWIRGFRSIQTIGPNKLNQLAHARFFDGSVASVREHMRGHAELIRPKFETVLRVLDESLEGLGVATWSRPRGGYFVSLDTEPGCARAVVEMAGRAGVKLTPAGATFPYGVDPRDRNIRIAPTLPGLDEIETATRLLADCVVLVSAGQ from the coding sequence GTGCCGGCGATCGATCCGGCAGTCGTCGATGCGGCGAGAGCCCGCTACGACGCGGCCCGCGCCGCCGGCCTCAACCTCGACATGACGCGGGGCAAGCCGTCACCGGAGCAGCTCGCCCGTTCCCATGGTCTCCTGGCTGCGGTCGGCCGGGAGGACAGCCTGGCCGACGACGGCACGGATTGCCGCAACTACGGCGGCGATCCGCGCGGCCTGCCGGAGATGCGGGCGATGTTCGCCGAGATCCTCGAGATCGATCCGGAGCTGGTCTTCGTCGGCGGCAACGCGAGCCTGCAGTGGATGCACGACCTGGTCGTGCAGGCGATGCTGGTCGGCGTGCCGGGCGGCGATCCCTGGGGCGGGCCGAGACGCTCGACGCCGGTGAAGTTCCTCTGTCCGTGTCCCGGCTACGACCGTCACTTCGCTCTGCTGGAGCGCTACGGCATCGAGATGCTGCCGATCGGGATGGGTGACGACGGCCCGGACGTCGACGAGATCGCGCGTCTTGCCGGCGAGGATCGGAACGTCAAGGGGATGTTCTGCGTGCCCCGCTACAGCAATCCGACCGGCGTGACCTATTCGGACGACGCGGTCGAGGCGATCGCCGCGATGCCGGCCGCGGCGGCCGACTTCCGGGTCATCTGGGACGACGCCTACGCGTTGCATGCCTTCGAGGGCGAGCCGGATCGTCTGGCGAGCCTGTACGACCGTTGCGTCGCTCACGGCCACGAGGACCGGCCGTTGATCGTCACCTCGTTCTCGAAGGTCACGTTCGGCGGCGCCGGTCTGGCGGCGCTTGCAGCCAGTCCTGCGAACGGCGACTGGATCCGGGGTTTCCGCTCGATCCAGACGATCGGACCGAACAAGCTGAACCAGCTTGCCCATGCCCGCTTCTTCGACGGCAGCGTCGCGAGCGTCCGGGAGCACATGCGAGGACACGCGGAGCTGATCCGGCCGAAGTTCGAAACCGTACTGCGCGTTCTCGACGAGTCGCTGGAGGGCCTCGGCGTCGCGACCTGGAGCCGCCCCCGGGGCGGCTACTTCGTGAGCCTGGACACGGAGCCCGGCTGCGCGCGGGCCGTGGTCGAAATGGCGGGCCGGGCGGGGGTCAAGCTGACGCCCGCGGGCGCTACTTTCCCGTACGGCGTCGACCCGCGGGACCGGAACATCCGCATCGCGCCGACGCTGCCGGGTCTCGACGAGATCGAGACGGCGACCCGGTTGCTCGCCGACTGCGTCGTGCTCGTCAGCGCCGGCCAGTAG